The Gemmatimonadaceae bacterium genome includes a window with the following:
- a CDS encoding glycosyltransferase, translating into MNRPIFADPTGRRWRRVRWSVMAIGVITTLLALTVVLAILIPPTLPAASGVLVDRALGAIPIWRGTKGARQRAIARRRLLASLQRRPPVPSLRGAALPRQPIGVSARTAPKRGEFAAFYVNWDDNSFSALSAHATAIDLLICEWAFVSAEGDSLHAVVDRRVPFLLSRLDAAERPRVLLMLSNVDSTTQRFDPTRLAALVRRPTARKRTIAQLVRLVRTWGLAGVTIDFEEIPDALHPAVLGFLVELRRALDSVPPAPGAGRLLLTQAVSTDLSPSLLAKYAAVNDRLLLMLYDEHYGSGNPGPVASQAWYEREAARMLRSVPADKALLVLGAYGYDWNDAGRGSSGDAVTFQDVMQQAHDHSAPVQFDSAALNPYIAWTDADSTDHVVWFLDGVTAWNQIAAGQRLGVRGQALWRLGAEDPSLWNALAVSTGSPEAVATALDRIPPGYDVVFQGTGELLRIRAKPADGTRTITFDAPAGPITGEQVTSYPSPWIVQRFGAQKHKVALTFDDGPDPDWTPAILDTLASRSVHATFFMIGTSVERHLQLARRVLADGNEIGNHTFTHPNLALLPPHIVRMEIDVETRLLEAALDRRIVFFRAPYFGDAEPTTADELGPAAIASDRGYVLAGLHLDSRDWTRPGAAAIVRNVLDQRARGNVVLLHDGGGNRAETVAALGPLIDSLRARGDTLVTLSGLTNGAIQGMTPLPKGEETTRSVELVGFALFGTLEWILTWLFLLAVVLGIARVLVIGTLALLEYARERRGVRARARAPAALPYAPAVSVIVPAYREALVVVRTVEHLLAQRYAGALEVVVVDDGSPDDTYAVARAAFDADPRVRVVTKSNGGKASALNVGLRLASHDIVIGLDADTLFEEDTVARLVEPLADPAVAAVAGNAKVGNRINLITRWQAIEYITSQNLDRRAFALVNGITVVPGAVGAWRREAVLAAGGFSGETLAEDQDLTLSLLEAGHRVAYAPHAVAWTEAPDTVSGLLKQRFRWSFGTLQCMWKHRRAFLRPSYGSLGMIALPNTWVFQLLVNAIAPLADLMFIWSLVSVWLVGLEHGATYAVAPFEQILTLYALFLFIDWAVSVLALMVEPDEDWRLTWLVLLQRFAYRQMMYWVVIRSFMAATRGGLVGWGKLERKATVELPAGAPRDETAT; encoded by the coding sequence ATGAACCGTCCGATCTTCGCGGACCCCACCGGCCGACGCTGGCGACGCGTCCGATGGAGCGTCATGGCGATCGGGGTGATCACGACGCTCCTGGCGCTCACCGTGGTGCTCGCCATCCTGATCCCGCCCACGCTTCCCGCCGCGTCCGGCGTACTGGTGGATCGGGCGCTCGGCGCGATTCCGATATGGAGAGGAACCAAGGGCGCGCGGCAACGGGCCATCGCCCGGCGCCGGCTCCTGGCGTCGTTGCAGCGACGCCCGCCCGTGCCATCACTGCGCGGCGCGGCGCTCCCGCGGCAGCCGATCGGCGTGTCGGCACGGACGGCCCCCAAACGCGGCGAGTTCGCGGCGTTCTACGTGAACTGGGACGACAACTCCTTCTCGGCGCTCTCCGCGCATGCCACCGCGATCGACCTGCTGATCTGCGAATGGGCGTTCGTTTCGGCGGAAGGCGACTCGCTCCACGCCGTCGTCGATCGCCGCGTGCCGTTCCTGCTCTCCCGCCTCGACGCCGCCGAACGCCCCCGCGTGCTGCTGATGCTCAGCAACGTCGATTCGACGACCCAGCGGTTCGACCCCACCCGCCTGGCGGCGCTGGTCCGCCGGCCCACCGCGCGCAAGCGCACGATTGCCCAGCTCGTGCGCCTCGTCCGCACCTGGGGCCTGGCCGGGGTGACGATCGACTTCGAGGAGATCCCCGACGCGTTGCACCCGGCGGTCCTCGGCTTCCTGGTGGAACTGCGCCGAGCACTCGACTCGGTTCCGCCCGCGCCGGGCGCCGGACGGCTGCTGTTGACGCAGGCGGTGAGCACGGACCTCTCGCCCAGCCTCCTCGCGAAGTACGCCGCCGTCAACGACCGGTTGTTGCTGATGCTCTACGACGAGCACTATGGAAGCGGGAATCCCGGGCCGGTCGCCAGCCAGGCGTGGTACGAGCGTGAGGCGGCCCGCATGCTGCGATCCGTGCCGGCCGACAAGGCCCTGCTGGTGCTCGGCGCGTACGGATACGACTGGAACGACGCCGGCCGCGGGTCGTCGGGCGACGCGGTGACGTTCCAGGACGTGATGCAGCAGGCGCACGATCATTCGGCGCCCGTCCAATTCGACAGCGCCGCCCTCAATCCGTACATCGCCTGGACCGATGCCGACTCGACGGACCATGTCGTCTGGTTCCTCGACGGGGTCACGGCGTGGAACCAGATCGCCGCCGGCCAGCGGCTGGGGGTCCGGGGCCAGGCGCTCTGGCGGCTCGGCGCCGAAGACCCGTCGCTCTGGAACGCGCTCGCCGTCTCGACCGGAAGCCCGGAGGCGGTGGCCACCGCGCTGGATCGCATCCCGCCGGGGTACGACGTGGTGTTCCAAGGCACCGGCGAGCTGCTGCGCATCCGCGCCAAGCCGGCCGACGGCACGCGCACGATCACGTTCGACGCGCCCGCCGGCCCGATCACCGGGGAACAGGTGACCAGCTACCCATCGCCCTGGATCGTCCAGCGCTTCGGCGCTCAGAAGCACAAGGTAGCCCTGACGTTCGACGACGGACCCGACCCGGACTGGACACCGGCGATCCTCGACACCCTGGCGTCGCGCTCCGTGCATGCCACGTTCTTCATGATCGGCACCAGCGTGGAGCGACATCTGCAGCTCGCCCGCCGGGTGCTGGCCGACGGCAACGAAATCGGCAACCACACCTTCACGCATCCGAACCTCGCCCTCTTGCCGCCACATATCGTCCGGATGGAAATCGATGTGGAGACCCGGCTGCTGGAGGCCGCGCTCGACCGCCGCATCGTCTTCTTCCGGGCGCCCTACTTCGGCGACGCCGAGCCGACCACCGCGGACGAACTCGGGCCGGCGGCCATCGCGTCCGACCGCGGGTACGTGCTCGCGGGCCTGCATCTCGATTCCAGGGACTGGACCCGCCCCGGGGCGGCGGCCATCGTCCGCAACGTGCTCGACCAGCGGGCGCGCGGGAACGTGGTCCTGCTGCACGATGGCGGGGGCAATCGTGCGGAGACGGTGGCAGCCCTCGGGCCGTTGATCGATTCGCTGCGGGCGCGCGGGGATACACTGGTCACACTGTCCGGGCTCACCAACGGTGCCATCCAGGGGATGACGCCGCTCCCCAAGGGAGAGGAAACCACCCGGAGCGTGGAGCTCGTCGGCTTCGCGCTCTTCGGCACGCTTGAGTGGATCCTGACGTGGCTCTTTCTCCTCGCCGTCGTCCTCGGGATCGCGCGCGTGCTCGTCATCGGGACGCTGGCGTTGCTGGAATACGCACGCGAACGACGGGGCGTCCGGGCCCGCGCCAGGGCTCCCGCCGCGCTGCCCTATGCCCCCGCGGTGTCCGTCATCGTCCCGGCGTATCGCGAGGCGCTCGTCGTCGTGCGCACCGTGGAGCACCTGCTGGCACAGCGCTACGCCGGCGCGCTGGAAGTGGTCGTGGTGGACGACGGGTCGCCGGACGACACCTACGCGGTCGCGCGGGCGGCGTTCGACGCCGACCCCCGCGTGCGGGTGGTCACCAAGTCCAATGGGGGGAAGGCGAGCGCGCTCAACGTCGGCTTGCGCCTGGCCTCCCACGACATCGTGATCGGGCTGGACGCGGACACGCTGTTCGAAGAGGACACCGTCGCGCGCCTGGTCGAGCCGCTGGCCGACCCGGCGGTGGCGGCGGTCGCCGGCAACGCGAAGGTCGGCAACCGGATCAATCTGATCACCCGCTGGCAGGCCATCGAGTACATCACCAGCCAGAACCTCGACCGTCGCGCCTTTGCCCTGGTGAACGGGATCACGGTGGTGCCCGGCGCGGTGGGCGCCTGGCGGCGCGAGGCGGTCCTGGCGGCGGGCGGGTTTTCCGGCGAGACGCTCGCTGAAGACCAGGATCTCACACTGTCCCTGCTCGAGGCCGGCCATCGCGTGGCGTATGCGCCGCACGCGGTCGCCTGGACCGAGGCCCCGGACACGGTGTCGGGATTGCTCAAGCAGCGCTTCCGGTGGAGCTTCGGCACGCTGCAGTGCATGTGGAAGCACCGGCGCGCGTTCCTGCGGCCGAGCTACGGCTCGCTGGGCATGATCGCACTTCCGAACACATGGGTGTTTCAGCTCCTGGTCAATGCGATCGCGCCGCTCGCCGATCTGATGTTCATCTGGAGCCTGGTCTCCGTGTGGCTGGTGGGGCTGGAGCATGGCGCCACGTACGCCGTAGCGCCGTTCGAGCAGATCCTGACCCTCTACGCGCTCTTCCTGTTCATCGACTGGGCGG